The Seleniivibrio woodruffii genome window below encodes:
- a CDS encoding phosphomannomutase/phosphoglucomutase: protein MLQIKEIFRSYDIRGVYGDKLTEGLAEAAAKVFAEHVRQETGKKHPLISVGRDVRFSSKPLADAVAKGLSDAGADVQILGVCPSPLTYFSMYCTPADGYVMVTGSHNPPQFNGLKVGTKHTVYHTDKIMRIYDDIAAERFPVSEYKGKIFEFDIVTAYLEEMKSLFAGLKTDMAGMDIKIVVDSGSGTASNIAPELFGWLGAKVFPLYCTEDGNFPGHHPDPTVEKNMAEARELLLKEKADLCVGFDGDADRLGALDSTGRMIWGDELLCIFADDIAKDNQGNRIVADVKAGQGLYEFIAAKGMHPVMYKSGHSMIKEKMKEEDAVIGGEMSSHFFFADSYYGYDDGIYASLRLLQAYVNGKRSGKFSVSADMTAEIPKYVNTPEIREPYPDDKKFGLITELSKLFGQYLAEGSHGVRGINDIDGIRVQFEHGWALVRASNTEPLLVTRFEAENGAELDKIKEIIHRELEKLK from the coding sequence ATGTTACAAATTAAAGAAATTTTCAGAAGCTACGACATACGGGGAGTTTACGGAGATAAGCTGACAGAGGGGCTGGCAGAGGCTGCGGCAAAGGTTTTTGCAGAACATGTGCGGCAGGAGACGGGTAAAAAACACCCGCTTATTTCGGTGGGTCGTGACGTGCGTTTTTCCTCAAAACCTCTGGCGGACGCAGTTGCAAAAGGTCTGTCCGATGCCGGAGCCGACGTTCAGATTCTGGGCGTATGTCCTTCGCCGCTGACCTATTTCTCCATGTACTGCACCCCTGCGGACGGCTACGTCATGGTGACCGGAAGTCACAATCCGCCTCAGTTCAACGGACTGAAGGTTGGAACTAAGCACACTGTCTATCATACCGACAAAATAATGCGGATTTACGACGACATAGCGGCGGAAAGATTCCCTGTGTCGGAATATAAAGGCAAAATATTTGAATTTGACATAGTGACCGCCTATCTTGAGGAGATGAAGAGCCTGTTTGCAGGACTTAAGACGGATATGGCGGGAATGGATATAAAGATCGTTGTGGACAGCGGAAGCGGCACGGCATCAAACATTGCTCCGGAGCTTTTCGGCTGGCTGGGTGCGAAGGTTTTTCCGCTTTACTGCACAGAGGACGGAAACTTCCCCGGACACCATCCCGACCCTACAGTCGAAAAGAACATGGCCGAAGCCAGAGAGCTTCTGCTGAAAGAGAAGGCCGACCTCTGCGTAGGGTTTGACGGCGATGCCGACAGACTGGGTGCACTGGACAGCACAGGCCGGATGATATGGGGCGATGAACTGCTCTGCATCTTTGCGGACGATATCGCAAAGGACAATCAGGGCAACAGAATAGTGGCGGATGTCAAGGCCGGACAGGGGCTGTATGAGTTTATAGCCGCAAAAGGCATGCATCCCGTTATGTATAAATCCGGTCACTCCATGATAAAAGAGAAGATGAAGGAGGAGGACGCCGTCATAGGCGGGGAGATGAGCAGTCATTTCTTCTTTGCCGACAGCTACTACGGCTATGACGACGGGATATACGCCTCACTCCGCCTGCTTCAGGCCTATGTTAACGGCAAAAGGAGCGGGAAATTTTCTGTTTCGGCGGATATGACGGCGGAGATTCCCAAGTATGTCAACACACCTGAGATAAGAGAACCTTATCCGGACGATAAAAAATTCGGTCTGATAACGGAACTTTCAAAGCTGTTCGGGCAGTACCTTGCAGAGGGCTCACACGGAGTGAGGGGCATAAACGATATCGACGGCATAAGGGTTCAGTTTGAACACGGCTGGGCACTGGTTCGTGCCAGCAACACGGAGCCTCTGCTTGTGACACGGTTCGAGGCTGAGAACGGCGCAGAACTTGACAAAATAAAAGAGATTATCCACAGAGAACTGGAAAAACTGAAATGA
- a CDS encoding ATP-binding protein: MKKIACFINDSNLLEKVTEFCGLERFQEECIGDPSQFVYDVATVLYLTDDPAALYPEGIKDIRVCYVGKDRPKDCGVFFLPEDFQMIHLRLLIDAVIHNGSFESSLAAVTPVFLNKSFKIKNDIFNVERIVYALTKDFVFFLNFQSLEKVRVGLAEMLTNAIEHGNLGITGEEKMSATESGTYYELVNSRLNDAVCMAKYAVFKFYVDADGLEMSLEDEGEGFDVDSLPDPTDPESLLKLHGRGILITRMYFDEVKYNDKGNHVTLRKRFGCSTC, translated from the coding sequence ATGAAAAAAATAGCATGTTTCATCAATGATAGCAACCTCTTGGAAAAGGTCACAGAATTTTGCGGTCTTGAGAGGTTTCAGGAGGAGTGCATCGGCGATCCATCGCAGTTCGTCTATGACGTTGCGACAGTGCTTTATCTGACGGATGACCCCGCAGCCCTTTATCCGGAAGGCATAAAAGATATCAGAGTCTGCTATGTCGGAAAGGACAGGCCGAAAGACTGCGGAGTGTTTTTTCTTCCCGAAGATTTTCAGATGATCCATCTCAGGCTTCTGATAGATGCCGTTATCCATAACGGCTCTTTCGAATCCAGTCTGGCCGCCGTTACTCCTGTTTTTCTCAACAAATCATTCAAAATCAAAAACGACATCTTCAACGTTGAGCGCATTGTTTATGCCCTTACGAAAGATTTCGTGTTCTTCCTGAATTTTCAGTCTCTGGAAAAGGTCAGGGTCGGTCTTGCGGAGATGCTTACAAACGCAATCGAACACGGAAACCTCGGCATTACAGGCGAAGAGAAGATGAGTGCCACCGAATCCGGCACCTATTACGAACTGGTCAACTCCAGACTGAACGATGCCGTGTGTATGGCAAAGTATGCTGTTTTTAAGTTCTACGTTGATGCCGACGGTCTGGAAATGAGTCTGGAGGACGAAGGCGAGGGGTTCGATGTGGACAGCCTGCCCGATCCCACAGATCCCGAAAGTCTTCTAAAACTCCACGGACGGGGCATTCTTATCACCAGGATGTATTTCGACGAAGTAAAATATAACGATAAAGGTAATCACGTTACCCTTAGAAAGAGGTTCGGATGCTCTACCTGCTAG
- a CDS encoding MBL fold metallo-hydrolase has translation MLYLLGTRGTLPVSGQKFVKYGGNTTCLMAPIDERSCLIFDGGTGLMSLNKYNNFEEFHIFLSHLHWDHIVGMPIFQAFYHAGKKINIYLENKETLHSTDILDVLFNPPFFPVPKTKLRAEIKLNLIEGGDQFCFGDICVHSAEGNHPDGVLMYKIVFPDKKILYTSDYEHGTPVDDFLIEFAYGCDYLIYDTTYYPDEYAGGNGAMSKVGWGHSTFQQGIEFVKKAKVKNLVLAHHNPDYDDIMLDEMHILARRLFSNTYVAYDGMIL, from the coding sequence ATGCTCTACCTGCTAGGCACAAGGGGTACTCTGCCCGTTTCGGGGCAGAAATTCGTTAAATACGGCGGAAACACCACCTGCCTGATGGCACCCATCGATGAACGCTCATGCCTCATCTTCGATGGCGGCACAGGGCTTATGAGCCTTAATAAATATAACAATTTTGAAGAATTTCATATATTTCTTTCCCACCTCCACTGGGATCATATTGTGGGGATGCCTATATTTCAGGCGTTCTATCATGCGGGAAAAAAGATAAACATCTATCTGGAAAACAAGGAGACACTGCACTCAACCGATATTCTGGACGTGCTGTTCAATCCGCCTTTTTTTCCGGTGCCCAAAACCAAGCTGAGAGCTGAGATAAAGCTGAACCTCATCGAGGGCGGCGACCAGTTCTGCTTCGGCGATATCTGCGTACATTCGGCGGAGGGCAACCATCCCGACGGCGTTCTTATGTACAAAATAGTGTTCCCCGATAAAAAGATACTCTACACATCCGACTACGAACACGGCACACCCGTTGACGACTTCCTCATAGAGTTTGCCTACGGCTGCGACTACCTCATTTACGACACAACCTACTATCCCGACGAATATGCGGGCGGCAACGGCGCTATGAGCAAAGTGGGCTGGGGTCACTCAACATTTCAGCAGGGGATTGAGTTCGTTAAAAAGGCTAAGGTCAAAAACCTCGTTCTGGCACATCACAATCCGGATTATGACGACATCATGCTGGATGAGATGCATATTCTGGCGAGGAGGCTGTTCAGTAATACCTATGTTGCATACGACGGAATGATCCTATAG